From the genome of Anticarsia gemmatalis isolate Benzon Research Colony breed Stoneville strain chromosome 13, ilAntGemm2 primary, whole genome shotgun sequence, one region includes:
- the Cp110 gene encoding centriolar coiled coil protein 110kDa isoform X5 has product MNDPWDVKSVRQSGQYVSCMKINGVPLLPPVLSKECRKEMQYYKLLAKEVEKRISLLEPYVFDSGTDSEDTIDAPELPECEQNYEVHKEEIQAIASPKFVEDENQNQLTQFGSPVSTSAKFYFDNLNCNNTVKNIHDSPQKLSAPLKDLPERDYNCVKRITQKVITEKEVITKVETKRYIKKNTDQNFSSQTDPFSELGLDGPASLSSKSFTGSLNDLHSGSVTDCQIEGGKMIRQRSYTLLKPGPQLLAHLEIHAQNNGIEVTSISMSESLSNLSSPNKKRRSWDLETAKEKWSNMALELQQKNMNVIGKKSIAKSGSKAAPKKTSTLRAKSVVPTPIKRNNGNSRATPKSEPVSKRRAASPVRTNHTVPPSNSSNRAVETEPLPHKSKDIMALPTKPTPISDSEDPATRVRDLYEKVQKQQLVQMASLVEKQKREQILLQQVFEEQNSLLFKQLKTICPKSPIEAKEAWGDKHCDGDRGPVSLSQLINFKSPEQSLSSPVTSTLTDTNNYINHCDNVLKKSRDITGSIKKQQPKSRSQNGTKIQSPRTQPEGNRTRTHSPSARNTATSRKLNYDTSASTDRDYEPVLTDRTNDTLADLNVTFPSDHSDEGSITQYDQMMHHPVGRDTNSHGMSSHTNSTIHSRSRDSAIKSMERTIQKSITSSRPVKGAVHRNPPKPEEITAACYSLHDTFVASSPAERCAMIAADRGRRRSLAARQPSNSFRQTDIMSQSHSGCFPARAKRQPPSLMTQSNYETFSGDKSSPVSRRYMASPRRRPWR; this is encoded by the exons ATGAACGATCCGTGGGATGTAAAGTCTGTGCGACAGTCTGGCCAATATGTATCCTGCATGAAAATTAATGGCGTACCGCTCTTGCCGCCtgtt TTATCAAAAGAATGTCGGAAGGAGATGCAATATTACAAATTACTTGCCAAAGAGGTAGAAAAACGTATATCACTCCTTGAGCCGTATGTATTTGATAGTGGTACAGATTCAGAGGACACTATAGATGCTCCAGAATTGCCAGAGTGTGAACAAAATTATGAAGTACATAAAGAAGAAATACAGGCCATTGCTTCTCCAAAATTTGTAGAAgatgaaaatcaaaatcaactAACACAATTTGGTTCACCCGTATCCACCTCTGCAAAGTTTTACTTTGATAATcttaattgtaataatactgtCAAAAATATCCATGATTCTCCACAAAAGCTGTCAGCTCCACTGAAAGACTTACCTGAAAGGGATTACAATTGTGTAAAAAGAATAACACAGAAAGTGATAACAGAAAAAGAAGTGATTACTAAAGTGGAAACTAAAAGATATATTAAGAAAAACACTGATCAAAATTTCAGTTCACAAACAGACCCATTCTCTGAGTTAGGTTTGGATGGTCCAGCTTCTCTAAGTTCAAAGAGTTTTACTGGATCACTGAACGACTTGCACAGTGGAAGTGTAACTGACTGTCAGATTGAAGGTGGAAAGATGATAAGACAAAGGTCCTACACATTGTTGAAGCCGGGCCCACAGCTTCTCGCACATCTTGAGATCCACGCACAGAATAATGGCATTGAAGTTACCTCTATTTCTATGAGCGAATCGCTATCGAACTTAAGCTCTCCGAACAAGAAACGCAGAAGTTGGGATTTAGAAACTGCCAAAGAGAAATGGTCTAATATGGCGCTGGAACTACAAcagaaaaatatgaatgttattGGTAAAAAAAGTATTGCAAAAAGTGGTTCGAAAGCAGCACCTAAAAAGACGTCCACCTTGCGGGCCAAATCGGTGGTCCCGACTCCGATCAAACGCAATAATGGAAATTCTAGAGCAACGCCTAAGTCCGAACCTGTGTCGAAACGAAGAGCGGCAAGCCCTGTCAGGACTAATCATACTGTACCGCCTAGTAATAGCAGTAACAGAGCAGTGGAAACTGAACCGTTACCTCATAAAAGTAAAGATATAATGGCACTCCCTACAAAACCTACGCCGATATCAGACTCCGAGGATCCAGCGACGAGAGTAAGAGATCTTTATGAGAAAGTACAGAAACAACAGTTAGTACAAATGGCGAGTTTGGTGGAGAAGCAGAAACGGGAACAGATACTTCTGCAGCAGGTCTTTGAAGAGCAGAACTCTTTGCTTTTCAAACAATTAAAGACTATTTGCCCGAAGTCTCCTATCGAAGCTAAAGAAGCGTGGGGAGATAAGCACTGCGACGGTGATCGAGGGCCTGTCAGCTTGAGCCAGTTAATAAACTTCAAATCACCTGAACAAAGTCTCTCCAGCCCTGTGACTTCCACACTTACCGATACGAACAACTATATAAACCACTGCGACAATGTTCTGAAGAAAAGCAGGGATATAACTGGCAGTATAAAAAAGCAGCAGCCAAAGTCTCGCAGTCAGAATGGTACGAAAATACAGTCGCCTCGGACGCAGCCTGAGGGAAACAGGACTCGCACCCACTCACCTAGTGCGAGGAACACGGCGACGTCGCGCAAATTGAACTACGACACCTCGGCGTCTACCGATCGAGATTATGAGCCGGTGTTGACCGACCGAACGAACGATACCTTAGCCGATTTGAACGTGACATTTCCTTCAGATCATAGCGACGAAGGTTCTATAACACAGTATGATCAGATGATGCATCATCCAGTTGGTAGAGATACGAATAGCCACGGCATGTCGTCTCATACCAACTCTACGATACACTCGAGGTCTCGGGACAGTGCTATCAAGAGCATGGAGCGCACTATACAGAAGTCTATTACATCTTCAAGACCTGTAAAGGGCGCAGTTCATAGAAACCCACCGAAACCGGAGGAG ATCACCGCAGCGTGTTATTCTCTTCACGACACATTCGTGGCGAGCTCCCCGGCAGAGCGGTGCGCAATGATCGCCGCGGACAGAGGTAGGAGGCGATCGCTAGCTGCCAGACAACCTAGCAACTCGTTTAGGCAGAC gGACATAATGTCACAAAGCCACAGCGGATGTTTTCCCGCGCGCGCCAAACGACAGCCGCCATCGCTGATGACGCAGTCCAACTATG AGACGTTTAGCGGTGACAAGAGCTCCCCGGTGAGCCGGCGCTACATGGCGAGCCCGCGGCGCCGCCCCTGGCGCTGA
- the Cp110 gene encoding centriolar coiled coil protein 110kDa isoform X1 — protein sequence MNDPWDVKSVRQSGQYVSCMKINGVPLLPPVLSKECRKEMQYYKLLAKEVEKRISLLEPYVFDSGTDSEDTIDAPELPECEQNYEVHKEEIQAIASPKFVEDENQNQLTQFGSPVSTSAKFYFDNLNCNNTVKNIHDSPQKLSAPLKDLPERDYNCVKRITQKVITEKEVITKVETKRYIKKNTDQNFSSQTDPFSELGLDGPASLSSKSFTGSLNDLHSGSVTDCQIEGGKMIRQRSYTLLKPGPQLLAHLEIHAQNNGIEVTSISMSESLSNLSSPNKKRRSWDLETAKEKWSNMALELQQKNMNVIGKKSIAKSGSKAAPKKTSTLRAKSVVPTPIKRNNGNSRATPKSEPVSKRRAASPVRTNHTVPPSNSSNRAVETEPLPHKSKDIMALPTKPTPISDSEDPATRVRDLYEKVQKQQLVQMASLVEKQKREQILLQQVFEEQNSLLFKQLKTICPKSPIEAKEAWGDKHCDGDRGPVSLSQLINFKSPEQSLSSPVTSTLTDTNNYINHCDNVLKKSRDITGSIKKQQPKSRSQNGTKIQSPRTQPEGNRTRTHSPSARNTATSRKLNYDTSASTDRDYEPVLTDRTNDTLADLNVTFPSDHSDEGSITQYDQMMHHPVGRDTNSHGMSSHTNSTIHSRSRDSAIKSMERTIQKSITSSRPVKGAVHRNPPKPEERAAATKIVAHVKGYLVRRLMRTERVQGIVQTIKDALLCALQLHQDREGIRGADVDLHRRLIQQITAACYSLHDTFVASSPAERCAMIAADRGRRRSLAARQPSNSFRQTDIMSQSHSGCFPARAKRQPPSLMTQSNYETFSGDKSSPVSRRYMASPRRRPWR from the exons ATGAACGATCCGTGGGATGTAAAGTCTGTGCGACAGTCTGGCCAATATGTATCCTGCATGAAAATTAATGGCGTACCGCTCTTGCCGCCtgtt TTATCAAAAGAATGTCGGAAGGAGATGCAATATTACAAATTACTTGCCAAAGAGGTAGAAAAACGTATATCACTCCTTGAGCCGTATGTATTTGATAGTGGTACAGATTCAGAGGACACTATAGATGCTCCAGAATTGCCAGAGTGTGAACAAAATTATGAAGTACATAAAGAAGAAATACAGGCCATTGCTTCTCCAAAATTTGTAGAAgatgaaaatcaaaatcaactAACACAATTTGGTTCACCCGTATCCACCTCTGCAAAGTTTTACTTTGATAATcttaattgtaataatactgtCAAAAATATCCATGATTCTCCACAAAAGCTGTCAGCTCCACTGAAAGACTTACCTGAAAGGGATTACAATTGTGTAAAAAGAATAACACAGAAAGTGATAACAGAAAAAGAAGTGATTACTAAAGTGGAAACTAAAAGATATATTAAGAAAAACACTGATCAAAATTTCAGTTCACAAACAGACCCATTCTCTGAGTTAGGTTTGGATGGTCCAGCTTCTCTAAGTTCAAAGAGTTTTACTGGATCACTGAACGACTTGCACAGTGGAAGTGTAACTGACTGTCAGATTGAAGGTGGAAAGATGATAAGACAAAGGTCCTACACATTGTTGAAGCCGGGCCCACAGCTTCTCGCACATCTTGAGATCCACGCACAGAATAATGGCATTGAAGTTACCTCTATTTCTATGAGCGAATCGCTATCGAACTTAAGCTCTCCGAACAAGAAACGCAGAAGTTGGGATTTAGAAACTGCCAAAGAGAAATGGTCTAATATGGCGCTGGAACTACAAcagaaaaatatgaatgttattGGTAAAAAAAGTATTGCAAAAAGTGGTTCGAAAGCAGCACCTAAAAAGACGTCCACCTTGCGGGCCAAATCGGTGGTCCCGACTCCGATCAAACGCAATAATGGAAATTCTAGAGCAACGCCTAAGTCCGAACCTGTGTCGAAACGAAGAGCGGCAAGCCCTGTCAGGACTAATCATACTGTACCGCCTAGTAATAGCAGTAACAGAGCAGTGGAAACTGAACCGTTACCTCATAAAAGTAAAGATATAATGGCACTCCCTACAAAACCTACGCCGATATCAGACTCCGAGGATCCAGCGACGAGAGTAAGAGATCTTTATGAGAAAGTACAGAAACAACAGTTAGTACAAATGGCGAGTTTGGTGGAGAAGCAGAAACGGGAACAGATACTTCTGCAGCAGGTCTTTGAAGAGCAGAACTCTTTGCTTTTCAAACAATTAAAGACTATTTGCCCGAAGTCTCCTATCGAAGCTAAAGAAGCGTGGGGAGATAAGCACTGCGACGGTGATCGAGGGCCTGTCAGCTTGAGCCAGTTAATAAACTTCAAATCACCTGAACAAAGTCTCTCCAGCCCTGTGACTTCCACACTTACCGATACGAACAACTATATAAACCACTGCGACAATGTTCTGAAGAAAAGCAGGGATATAACTGGCAGTATAAAAAAGCAGCAGCCAAAGTCTCGCAGTCAGAATGGTACGAAAATACAGTCGCCTCGGACGCAGCCTGAGGGAAACAGGACTCGCACCCACTCACCTAGTGCGAGGAACACGGCGACGTCGCGCAAATTGAACTACGACACCTCGGCGTCTACCGATCGAGATTATGAGCCGGTGTTGACCGACCGAACGAACGATACCTTAGCCGATTTGAACGTGACATTTCCTTCAGATCATAGCGACGAAGGTTCTATAACACAGTATGATCAGATGATGCATCATCCAGTTGGTAGAGATACGAATAGCCACGGCATGTCGTCTCATACCAACTCTACGATACACTCGAGGTCTCGGGACAGTGCTATCAAGAGCATGGAGCGCACTATACAGAAGTCTATTACATCTTCAAGACCTGTAAAGGGCGCAGTTCATAGAAACCCACCGAAACCGGAGGAG CGTGCAGCCGCGACAAAGATCGTAGCCCACGTGAAAGGGTACTTGGTTCGTCGCCTGATGCGCACTGAACGAGTCCAGGGCATCGTTCAGACGATCAAGGATGCTCTGCTCTGCGCCCTGCAGCTCCACCAAGACCGGGAGGGCATCAGAGGGGCTGATGTAGACCTTCACAGGCGGCTGATTCAACAG ATCACCGCAGCGTGTTATTCTCTTCACGACACATTCGTGGCGAGCTCCCCGGCAGAGCGGTGCGCAATGATCGCCGCGGACAGAGGTAGGAGGCGATCGCTAGCTGCCAGACAACCTAGCAACTCGTTTAGGCAGAC gGACATAATGTCACAAAGCCACAGCGGATGTTTTCCCGCGCGCGCCAAACGACAGCCGCCATCGCTGATGACGCAGTCCAACTATG AGACGTTTAGCGGTGACAAGAGCTCCCCGGTGAGCCGGCGCTACATGGCGAGCCCGCGGCGCCGCCCCTGGCGCTGA
- the Cp110 gene encoding centriolar coiled coil protein 110kDa isoform X3, with translation MNDPWDVKSVRQSGQYVSCMKINGVPLLPPVLSKECRKEMQYYKLLAKEVEKRISLLEPYVFDSGTDSEDTIDAPELPECEQNYEVHKEEIQAIASPKFVEDENQNQLTQFGSPVSTSAKFYFDNLNCNNTVKNIHDSPQKLSAPLKDLPERDYNCVKRITQKVITEKEVITKVETKRYIKKNTDQNFSSQTDPFSELGLDGPASLSSKSFTGSLNDLHSGSVTDCQIEGGKMIRQRSYTLLKPGPQLLAHLEIHAQNNGIEVTSISMSESLSNLSSPNKKRRSWDLETAKEKWSNMALELQQKNMNVIGKKSIAKSGSKAAPKKTSTLRAKSVVPTPIKRNNGNSRATPKSEPVSKRRAASPVRTNHTVPPSNSSNRAVETEPLPHKSKDIMALPTKPTPISDSEDPATRVRDLYEKVQKQQLVQMASLVEKQKREQILLQQVFEEQNSLLFKQLKTICPKSPIEAKEAWGDKHCDGDRGPVSLSQLINFKSPEQSLSSPVTSTLTDTNNYINHCDNVLKKSRDITGSIKKQQPKSRSQNGTKIQSPRTQPEGNRTRTHSPSARNTATSRKLNYDTSASTDRDYEPVLTDRTNDTLADLNVTFPSDHSDEGSITQYDQMMHHPVGRDTNSHGMSSHTNSTIHSRSRDSAIKSMERTIQKSITSSRPVKGAVHRNPPKPEERAAATKIVAHVKGYLVRRLMRTERVQGIVQTIKDALLCALQLHQDREGIRGADVDLHRRLIQQITAACYSLHDTFVASSPAERCAMIAADRGRRRSLAARQPSNSFRQTDHK, from the exons ATGAACGATCCGTGGGATGTAAAGTCTGTGCGACAGTCTGGCCAATATGTATCCTGCATGAAAATTAATGGCGTACCGCTCTTGCCGCCtgtt TTATCAAAAGAATGTCGGAAGGAGATGCAATATTACAAATTACTTGCCAAAGAGGTAGAAAAACGTATATCACTCCTTGAGCCGTATGTATTTGATAGTGGTACAGATTCAGAGGACACTATAGATGCTCCAGAATTGCCAGAGTGTGAACAAAATTATGAAGTACATAAAGAAGAAATACAGGCCATTGCTTCTCCAAAATTTGTAGAAgatgaaaatcaaaatcaactAACACAATTTGGTTCACCCGTATCCACCTCTGCAAAGTTTTACTTTGATAATcttaattgtaataatactgtCAAAAATATCCATGATTCTCCACAAAAGCTGTCAGCTCCACTGAAAGACTTACCTGAAAGGGATTACAATTGTGTAAAAAGAATAACACAGAAAGTGATAACAGAAAAAGAAGTGATTACTAAAGTGGAAACTAAAAGATATATTAAGAAAAACACTGATCAAAATTTCAGTTCACAAACAGACCCATTCTCTGAGTTAGGTTTGGATGGTCCAGCTTCTCTAAGTTCAAAGAGTTTTACTGGATCACTGAACGACTTGCACAGTGGAAGTGTAACTGACTGTCAGATTGAAGGTGGAAAGATGATAAGACAAAGGTCCTACACATTGTTGAAGCCGGGCCCACAGCTTCTCGCACATCTTGAGATCCACGCACAGAATAATGGCATTGAAGTTACCTCTATTTCTATGAGCGAATCGCTATCGAACTTAAGCTCTCCGAACAAGAAACGCAGAAGTTGGGATTTAGAAACTGCCAAAGAGAAATGGTCTAATATGGCGCTGGAACTACAAcagaaaaatatgaatgttattGGTAAAAAAAGTATTGCAAAAAGTGGTTCGAAAGCAGCACCTAAAAAGACGTCCACCTTGCGGGCCAAATCGGTGGTCCCGACTCCGATCAAACGCAATAATGGAAATTCTAGAGCAACGCCTAAGTCCGAACCTGTGTCGAAACGAAGAGCGGCAAGCCCTGTCAGGACTAATCATACTGTACCGCCTAGTAATAGCAGTAACAGAGCAGTGGAAACTGAACCGTTACCTCATAAAAGTAAAGATATAATGGCACTCCCTACAAAACCTACGCCGATATCAGACTCCGAGGATCCAGCGACGAGAGTAAGAGATCTTTATGAGAAAGTACAGAAACAACAGTTAGTACAAATGGCGAGTTTGGTGGAGAAGCAGAAACGGGAACAGATACTTCTGCAGCAGGTCTTTGAAGAGCAGAACTCTTTGCTTTTCAAACAATTAAAGACTATTTGCCCGAAGTCTCCTATCGAAGCTAAAGAAGCGTGGGGAGATAAGCACTGCGACGGTGATCGAGGGCCTGTCAGCTTGAGCCAGTTAATAAACTTCAAATCACCTGAACAAAGTCTCTCCAGCCCTGTGACTTCCACACTTACCGATACGAACAACTATATAAACCACTGCGACAATGTTCTGAAGAAAAGCAGGGATATAACTGGCAGTATAAAAAAGCAGCAGCCAAAGTCTCGCAGTCAGAATGGTACGAAAATACAGTCGCCTCGGACGCAGCCTGAGGGAAACAGGACTCGCACCCACTCACCTAGTGCGAGGAACACGGCGACGTCGCGCAAATTGAACTACGACACCTCGGCGTCTACCGATCGAGATTATGAGCCGGTGTTGACCGACCGAACGAACGATACCTTAGCCGATTTGAACGTGACATTTCCTTCAGATCATAGCGACGAAGGTTCTATAACACAGTATGATCAGATGATGCATCATCCAGTTGGTAGAGATACGAATAGCCACGGCATGTCGTCTCATACCAACTCTACGATACACTCGAGGTCTCGGGACAGTGCTATCAAGAGCATGGAGCGCACTATACAGAAGTCTATTACATCTTCAAGACCTGTAAAGGGCGCAGTTCATAGAAACCCACCGAAACCGGAGGAG CGTGCAGCCGCGACAAAGATCGTAGCCCACGTGAAAGGGTACTTGGTTCGTCGCCTGATGCGCACTGAACGAGTCCAGGGCATCGTTCAGACGATCAAGGATGCTCTGCTCTGCGCCCTGCAGCTCCACCAAGACCGGGAGGGCATCAGAGGGGCTGATGTAGACCTTCACAGGCGGCTGATTCAACAG ATCACCGCAGCGTGTTATTCTCTTCACGACACATTCGTGGCGAGCTCCCCGGCAGAGCGGTGCGCAATGATCGCCGCGGACAGAGGTAGGAGGCGATCGCTAGCTGCCAGACAACCTAGCAACTCGTTTAGGCAGAC TGATCATAAATAG
- the Cp110 gene encoding centriolar coiled coil protein 110kDa isoform X2: MNDPWDVKSVRQSGQYVSCMKINGVPLLPPVLSKECRKEMQYYKLLAKEVEKRISLLEPYVFDSGTDSEDTIDAPELPECEQNYEVHKEEIQAIASPKFVEDENQNQLTQFGSPVSTSAKFYFDNLNCNNTVKNIHDSPQKLSAPLKDLPERDYNCVKRITQKVITEKEVITKVETKRYIKKNTDQNFSSQTDPFSELGLDGPASLSSKSFTGSLNDLHSGSVTDCQIEGGKMIRQRSYTLLKPGPQLLAHLEIHAQNNGIEVTSISMSESLSNLSSPNKKRRSWDLETAKEKWSNMALELQQKNMNVIGKKSIAKSGSKAAPKKTSTLRAKSVVPTPIKRNNGNSRATPKSEPVSKRRAASPVRTNHTVPPSNSSNRAVETEPLPHKSKDIMALPTKPTPISDSEDPATRVRDLYEKVQKQQLVQMASLVEKQKREQILLQQVFEEQNSLLFKQLKTICPKSPIEAKEAWGDKHCDGDRGPVSLSQLINFKSPEQSLSSPVTSTLTDTNNYINHCDNVLKKSRDITGSIKKQQPKSRSQNGTKIQSPRTQPEGNRTRTHSPSARNTATSRKLNYDTSASTDRDYEPVLTDRTNDTLADLNVTFPSDHSDEGSITQYDQMMHHPVGRDTNSHGMSSHTNSTIHSRSRDSAIKSMERTIQKSITSSRPVKGAVHRNPPKPEERAAATKIVAHVKGYLVRRLMRTERVQGIVQTIKDALLCALQLHQDREGIRGADVDLHRRLIQQITAACYSLHDTFVASSPAERCAMIAADRETFSGDKSSPVSRRYMASPRRRPWR; encoded by the exons ATGAACGATCCGTGGGATGTAAAGTCTGTGCGACAGTCTGGCCAATATGTATCCTGCATGAAAATTAATGGCGTACCGCTCTTGCCGCCtgtt TTATCAAAAGAATGTCGGAAGGAGATGCAATATTACAAATTACTTGCCAAAGAGGTAGAAAAACGTATATCACTCCTTGAGCCGTATGTATTTGATAGTGGTACAGATTCAGAGGACACTATAGATGCTCCAGAATTGCCAGAGTGTGAACAAAATTATGAAGTACATAAAGAAGAAATACAGGCCATTGCTTCTCCAAAATTTGTAGAAgatgaaaatcaaaatcaactAACACAATTTGGTTCACCCGTATCCACCTCTGCAAAGTTTTACTTTGATAATcttaattgtaataatactgtCAAAAATATCCATGATTCTCCACAAAAGCTGTCAGCTCCACTGAAAGACTTACCTGAAAGGGATTACAATTGTGTAAAAAGAATAACACAGAAAGTGATAACAGAAAAAGAAGTGATTACTAAAGTGGAAACTAAAAGATATATTAAGAAAAACACTGATCAAAATTTCAGTTCACAAACAGACCCATTCTCTGAGTTAGGTTTGGATGGTCCAGCTTCTCTAAGTTCAAAGAGTTTTACTGGATCACTGAACGACTTGCACAGTGGAAGTGTAACTGACTGTCAGATTGAAGGTGGAAAGATGATAAGACAAAGGTCCTACACATTGTTGAAGCCGGGCCCACAGCTTCTCGCACATCTTGAGATCCACGCACAGAATAATGGCATTGAAGTTACCTCTATTTCTATGAGCGAATCGCTATCGAACTTAAGCTCTCCGAACAAGAAACGCAGAAGTTGGGATTTAGAAACTGCCAAAGAGAAATGGTCTAATATGGCGCTGGAACTACAAcagaaaaatatgaatgttattGGTAAAAAAAGTATTGCAAAAAGTGGTTCGAAAGCAGCACCTAAAAAGACGTCCACCTTGCGGGCCAAATCGGTGGTCCCGACTCCGATCAAACGCAATAATGGAAATTCTAGAGCAACGCCTAAGTCCGAACCTGTGTCGAAACGAAGAGCGGCAAGCCCTGTCAGGACTAATCATACTGTACCGCCTAGTAATAGCAGTAACAGAGCAGTGGAAACTGAACCGTTACCTCATAAAAGTAAAGATATAATGGCACTCCCTACAAAACCTACGCCGATATCAGACTCCGAGGATCCAGCGACGAGAGTAAGAGATCTTTATGAGAAAGTACAGAAACAACAGTTAGTACAAATGGCGAGTTTGGTGGAGAAGCAGAAACGGGAACAGATACTTCTGCAGCAGGTCTTTGAAGAGCAGAACTCTTTGCTTTTCAAACAATTAAAGACTATTTGCCCGAAGTCTCCTATCGAAGCTAAAGAAGCGTGGGGAGATAAGCACTGCGACGGTGATCGAGGGCCTGTCAGCTTGAGCCAGTTAATAAACTTCAAATCACCTGAACAAAGTCTCTCCAGCCCTGTGACTTCCACACTTACCGATACGAACAACTATATAAACCACTGCGACAATGTTCTGAAGAAAAGCAGGGATATAACTGGCAGTATAAAAAAGCAGCAGCCAAAGTCTCGCAGTCAGAATGGTACGAAAATACAGTCGCCTCGGACGCAGCCTGAGGGAAACAGGACTCGCACCCACTCACCTAGTGCGAGGAACACGGCGACGTCGCGCAAATTGAACTACGACACCTCGGCGTCTACCGATCGAGATTATGAGCCGGTGTTGACCGACCGAACGAACGATACCTTAGCCGATTTGAACGTGACATTTCCTTCAGATCATAGCGACGAAGGTTCTATAACACAGTATGATCAGATGATGCATCATCCAGTTGGTAGAGATACGAATAGCCACGGCATGTCGTCTCATACCAACTCTACGATACACTCGAGGTCTCGGGACAGTGCTATCAAGAGCATGGAGCGCACTATACAGAAGTCTATTACATCTTCAAGACCTGTAAAGGGCGCAGTTCATAGAAACCCACCGAAACCGGAGGAG CGTGCAGCCGCGACAAAGATCGTAGCCCACGTGAAAGGGTACTTGGTTCGTCGCCTGATGCGCACTGAACGAGTCCAGGGCATCGTTCAGACGATCAAGGATGCTCTGCTCTGCGCCCTGCAGCTCCACCAAGACCGGGAGGGCATCAGAGGGGCTGATGTAGACCTTCACAGGCGGCTGATTCAACAG ATCACCGCAGCGTGTTATTCTCTTCACGACACATTCGTGGCGAGCTCCCCGGCAGAGCGGTGCGCAATGATCGCCGCGGACAGAG AGACGTTTAGCGGTGACAAGAGCTCCCCGGTGAGCCGGCGCTACATGGCGAGCCCGCGGCGCCGCCCCTGGCGCTGA